Proteins encoded together in one Accipiter gentilis chromosome 16, bAccGen1.1, whole genome shotgun sequence window:
- the ITGA7 gene encoding integrin alpha-7 isoform X8 encodes MPGQPPAAVTVPSPCVPPCPPQIPAPVVPVAPVSPPRGDRAAGGGLRDRDPLEPAGLGALSPAPPHPLTRAQPPSSSPMPWHATACPRPPARPVAPAEAARPRQPPSPHSWRREGYFRSLVPRHPGRCLQSSRHCSGLCPASTAPVSPCPSPPLPGGSRGWVRPHGLLTRSLGPGTPGSAQCPGAGCTPVPLSGSLLFWACCCRVILSEFQFIFTGSASPPPPRAPSCPEATVPQGRGAGGGRGCPTATEEPPAARHSSDRGASPVPLGTLGRAAQGGGLGGGQGAPNPAAPRGTGQGVGRSGGVWVCVTSCALSPAHTCTELRLRPANGRARAAAARLGGLAPCWAMHRAGTANGVKSVRGCGDSCVGTGMLPMGARGGHRVCKPGSASVQTQHRTYPLVHGRGSWRGGGPCPDGGAPCHGRLLVGAPQAPALPSQGANRTGGLFACPLTPELSDCWRVPIDEGVDLQRESKENQWLGVSVKSQGAGGKIVTCAHLYESRHRVHQPLETRDVIGRCFVLSQDLRVRDELDGGEWKFCEGRPQGHDRFGFCQQGLAAAFSPDHHYILFGAPGTYNWKGNLRVELLNQSSLDLLRYDDGPYEAGGEKDQDPSLIPVPANSYFGLLFVTNIDSSDPDQLVYKTPEPSEKVPGAAGDVAQNSYLGFSVDSGAGLTRRRELSFVTGAPRANHTGAVVILRRDSANRLVPEAVLPGQQLTSAFGYAVAVLDLNSDGWMDLVVGAPHFFERKEEIGGAAYVYINPAGRWDSATPLRLNGTRGSMFGIALSTAGDLNQDGFEDLAVGAPFDGAGKVYIYHGSNLGIVAKPAQVLDGEGVGVTAFGYSLSGGLDVDGNLYPDLLVGSLSDTVVLYSLAPPISPLAGPGQSSMSPGMSPFSPPTSIWSRATASTRRASAWMSEPASATRPVLPATAPASCWSTCSMPTRTAGAWARPPASPSSAAVPRTLSISSPTQWSCPGSMPAPVSKPPSSSRTASVTSCAPSPSPSPTASREPGRRGRAGGPPCRPCCPCSAPSSPVATALRCIS; translated from the exons ATGCCAGGGCAGCCACCGGCTGCGGTCACCGTCCCCAGCCCctgtgtccccccgtgtcccccgcAGATCCCAGCCCCTGTGGTCCCCGTGGCACCTGTGAGCCCCCCCAGAGGGGATCGGGCTGCTGGCGGGGGTCTCAGAGACAGGGACCCCCTGGAGCCGGCAGGTCTTGGGGCGCTGTCGCCCGCGCCTCCCCACCCGCTCACGAGGGCCCAGCCGCCCTCCTCGTCCCCGATGCCCTGGCATGCCACCGCCTGTCCTCGTCCCCCCGCCAGGCCGGTGGCGCCGGCCGAAGCCGCCCGGCCGCGGCAGCCGCCCTCTCCACATTCTTGGCGGCGGGAGGGTTATTTTCGCTCCCTGGTGCCCCGGCACCCGGGCAGGTGTTTACAGAGCAGCCGGCACTGCTCTGGGCTTTGCCCCGCCAGCACCGCACCGGTGTCCCCCTGCCCGTCCCCTCCGCTCCCCGGCGGGTCTCGGGGATGGGTTCGGCCCCACGGGCTCCTTACCCGCTCCCTTGGCCCTGGCACCCCGGGCAGTGCCCAGTGCCCTGGCGCAGGGTGCACTCCTGTGCCTCTGTCTGGCTCCCTCCTTTTTTGGGCATGTTGCTGCAGGGTTATTTTGAGTGAATTCCAGTTTATTTTTACCGGCTCTGCCTCTCCGCCACCCCCCAGGGCTCCCTCATGTCCTGAGGCCACCGTCCcccagggcagaggggctgggggtggccgcGGGTGCCCCACGGCCACCGAAGAGCCGCCGGCAGCACGGCACTCATCCGACAGAGGAGCAAGCCCCGTCCCCTTGGGAACCCTGGGGAGGGCTGCGcagggtgggggtctgggtgggggtcagggtgccCCCAACCCTGCTGCACCAAGGGGGACGGGGCAGGGAGTGGGCAGGAGTGGGGGGGTCTGGGTGTGCGTCACCTCCTGTGCCCTGTCCCCCGCCCACACGTGCACCGAGCTGCGGCTGAGGCCTGCGAACGGCCGcgccagggctgcagctgctcGGCTGGGCGGGCTGGCACCGTGCTGGGCAATGCACCGCGCCGGCACGGCCAACGGCGTGAAATCGGTGCGGGGGTGTGGGGACAGCTgcgtggggacagggatgctccCGATGGGTGCCAGGGGTGGACACCGGGTGTGCAAACCTGGCAGCGCGTCTGTGCAAACCCAGCATCGCACGTACCCGCTTGTGCACGGCCGGGGctcgtggcggggggggggcccgtGCCCTGACGGGGGGGCTCCTTGCCATGGCAGGCTGCTGGTGGGGGCCCCCCAAGCGCCGGCGCTGCCCAGCCAAGGTGCCAACCGGACCGGGGGGCTCTTCGCCTGCCCGCTGACCCCCGAGCTCTCCGACTGCTGGCGGGTGCCCATCGACGAAGGAG TGGACCTGCAGCGGGAGAGCAAGGAGAACCAGTGGCTGGGGGTGAGCGTGAAAAGCCAAGGTGCCGGCGGCAAGATCGTG ACGTGCGCCCACCTGTACGAGTCACGGCACCGGGTACATCAGCCCCTGGAGACGCGGGACGTGATCGGGCGCTGCTTCGTGCTGAGCCAGGACCTGCGGGTGCGGGACGAGCTGGACGGGGGCGAGTGGAAGTTTTGTGAGGGGCGGCCGCAGGGCCACGACCGCTTCGGCTTCTGCCAGCAGGGCCTGGCCGCAGCCTTCAGCCCCGACCACCATTACATCCTCTTCGGGGCCCCCGGCACCTACAACTGGAagg GGAACCTGCGCGTGGAGCTGCTTAACCAGAGCTCCCTCGACCTGCTCCGCTACGACGACGGGCCCTACGAAGCCGGGGGCGAGAAGGACCAGGACCCCTCGCTCATCCCCGTGCCCGCCAACAGCTACTTCG GGCTGCTTTTTGTGACAAACATTGATAGCTCAGACCCCGACCAGCTGGTCTACAAAACCCCCGAGCCCAGCGAGAAggtgcccggcgcggccggcgaCGTGGCCCAGAATAGCTACTTGG GCTTTTCGGTGGACTCGGGCGCGGGGCTGACGCGGAGACGGGAGCTGAGCTTCGTTACCGGAGCCCCCCGTGCCAACCACACCGGGGCCGTGGTCATCCTGCGCCGCGACAGTGCCAACCGCCTGGTGCCCGAGGCTGTGCTGCCCGGCCAGCAGCTCACCTCCGCCTTCGGCTACGCCGTCGCCGTGCTCGACCTCAACAGCGATGG CTGGATGGACCTGGTGGTGGGGGCCCCCCACTTTTTTGAGCGCAAGGAGGAGATCGGGGGGGCTGCCTACGTCTACATCAACCCGGCGGGGCGCTGGGACTCCGCCACCCCCCTCCGCCTCAATGGCACCCGCGGCTCCATGTTCGGCATCGCCCTCAGCACCGCTGGGGACCTCAACCAGGACGGCTTtgagg ACCTGGCTGTGGGAGCCCCCTTTGATGGTGCCGGCAAAGTCTACATTTACCATGGCAGCAACCTTGGCATCGTAGCAAAGCCGGCACAG GTCCTGGACGGGGAGGGCGTGGGAGTGACGGCCTTCGGGTACTCACTCTCGGGGGGGCTGGACGTGGATGGGAACCTCTACCCTGACCTGCTCGTCGGCTCCCTCTCCGACACCGTCGTGCTGTACAG CCTGGCACCCCCCATTTCTCCCCTGGCAGGGCCCGGCCAGTCATCCATGTCTCCAGGAAtgtctcccttctcccccccaacATCGATCTGGAGCAGAGCAACTGCCAGCACCAGGAGGGCGTCTG CGTGGATGTCCGAGCCTGCTTCAGCTACACGGCCAGTCCTGCCAGCTACAGCCCCCGCCTCG TGCTGGAGTACGTGTTCGATGCCGACACGGACCGCCGGCGCCTGGGCCAGGCCCCCCGCGTCTCCTTCCTCGGCCGCCGTCCCTCGGACCCTGAGCATCAGTTCTCCAACACAGTGGAGCTGCCCCGGCAGCATGCCCGCGCCTGTGTCAAAGCCACCTTCCAGCTCCAG gaCAGCATCCGTGACAAGCTGCGCCCCATCGCCGTCACCCTCGCCTACGGcatccagggagccggggcgacGCGGCAGAGCCGGGGGGCCACCCTGCCGCCCCTGTTGCCCGTGCTCAGCCCCCAGCAGCCCAGTAGCCACCGCACTGAG gtGCATTTCCTGA
- the ITGA7 gene encoding integrin alpha-7 isoform X2 produces MPGQPPAAVTVPSPCVPPCPPQIPAPVVPVAPVSPPRGDRAAGGGLRDRDPLEPAGLGALSPAPPHPLTRAQPPSSSPMPWHATACPRPPARPVAPAEAARPRQPPSPHSWRREGYFRSLVPRHPGRCLQSSRHCSGLCPASTAPVSPCPSPPLPGGSRGWVRPHGLLTRSLGPGTPGSAQCPGAGCTPVPLSGSLLFWACCCRVILSEFQFIFTGSASPPPPRAPSCPEATVPQGRGAGGGRGCPTATEEPPAARHSSDRGASPVPLGTLGRAAQGGGLGGGQGAPNPAAPRGTGQGVGRSGGVWVCVTSCALSPAHTCTELRLRPANGRARAAAARLGGLAPCWAMHRAGTANGVKSVRGCGDSCVGTGMLPMGARGGHRVCKPGSASVQTQHRTYPLVHGRGSWRGGGPCPDGGAPCHGRLLVGAPQAPALPSQGANRTGGLFACPLTPELSDCWRVPIDEGVDLQRESKENQWLGVSVKSQGAGGKIVTCAHLYESRHRVHQPLETRDVIGRCFVLSQDLRVRDELDGGEWKFCEGRPQGHDRFGFCQQGLAAAFSPDHHYILFGAPGTYNWKGNLRVELLNQSSLDLLRYDDGPYEAGGEKDQDPSLIPVPANSYFGLLFVTNIDSSDPDQLVYKTPEPSEKVPGAAGDVAQNSYLGFSVDSGAGLTRRRELSFVTGAPRANHTGAVVILRRDSANRLVPEAVLPGQQLTSAFGYAVAVLDLNSDGWMDLVVGAPHFFERKEEIGGAAYVYINPAGRWDSATPLRLNGTRGSMFGIALSTAGDLNQDGFEDLAVGAPFDGAGKVYIYHGSNLGIVAKPAQVLDGEGVGVTAFGYSLSGGLDVDGNLYPDLLVGSLSDTVVLYRARPVIHVSRNVSLLPPNIDLEQSNCQHQEGVCVDVRACFSYTASPASYSPRLVLEYVFDADTDRRRLGQAPRVSFLGRRPSDPEHQFSNTVELPRQHARACVKATFQLQDSIRDKLRPIAVTLAYGIQGAGATRQSRGATLPPLLPVLSPQQPSSHRTEVHFLKQGCGDDKICQSNLQLHFQFCARLGDADFVPLPRGTDGTAIFAMSDQKDVALEIHVTNLPSDPAEPQRDGDDAHEAMLTATFPPELPYSALRPYDGRASLDKPVVCLANQNGSQVECELGNPMKRGAQVRFFLILSTLGITIQTTDLAVELALSTISEQPGLEPVVARARVVIELPLSVTGVAVPPRLFFGGVVRGESAVRRESQVGSAVRFEVTVSNRGQSLKTLGSAFLTLLWPHEISNGKWLLYPLHLELAASPGQRAACSPAANPLRLALEPPGEADGAEAPTPGSWWVPAPAERRKNVTLDCAQGTARCLAFRCPLYSFERAAVLTARGRLWNSTFLEEYLAVTSVELIVRASVSVTSSIKNLVLKDASTQIPVSIYLDPGAAVAGGVPWWVILLAVLAGILVLALLVFILWKCGFFKRSSRKSRYAANYYRARLGLQPSAVEKQALEGER; encoded by the exons ATGCCAGGGCAGCCACCGGCTGCGGTCACCGTCCCCAGCCCctgtgtccccccgtgtcccccgcAGATCCCAGCCCCTGTGGTCCCCGTGGCACCTGTGAGCCCCCCCAGAGGGGATCGGGCTGCTGGCGGGGGTCTCAGAGACAGGGACCCCCTGGAGCCGGCAGGTCTTGGGGCGCTGTCGCCCGCGCCTCCCCACCCGCTCACGAGGGCCCAGCCGCCCTCCTCGTCCCCGATGCCCTGGCATGCCACCGCCTGTCCTCGTCCCCCCGCCAGGCCGGTGGCGCCGGCCGAAGCCGCCCGGCCGCGGCAGCCGCCCTCTCCACATTCTTGGCGGCGGGAGGGTTATTTTCGCTCCCTGGTGCCCCGGCACCCGGGCAGGTGTTTACAGAGCAGCCGGCACTGCTCTGGGCTTTGCCCCGCCAGCACCGCACCGGTGTCCCCCTGCCCGTCCCCTCCGCTCCCCGGCGGGTCTCGGGGATGGGTTCGGCCCCACGGGCTCCTTACCCGCTCCCTTGGCCCTGGCACCCCGGGCAGTGCCCAGTGCCCTGGCGCAGGGTGCACTCCTGTGCCTCTGTCTGGCTCCCTCCTTTTTTGGGCATGTTGCTGCAGGGTTATTTTGAGTGAATTCCAGTTTATTTTTACCGGCTCTGCCTCTCCGCCACCCCCCAGGGCTCCCTCATGTCCTGAGGCCACCGTCCcccagggcagaggggctgggggtggccgcGGGTGCCCCACGGCCACCGAAGAGCCGCCGGCAGCACGGCACTCATCCGACAGAGGAGCAAGCCCCGTCCCCTTGGGAACCCTGGGGAGGGCTGCGcagggtgggggtctgggtgggggtcagggtgccCCCAACCCTGCTGCACCAAGGGGGACGGGGCAGGGAGTGGGCAGGAGTGGGGGGGTCTGGGTGTGCGTCACCTCCTGTGCCCTGTCCCCCGCCCACACGTGCACCGAGCTGCGGCTGAGGCCTGCGAACGGCCGcgccagggctgcagctgctcGGCTGGGCGGGCTGGCACCGTGCTGGGCAATGCACCGCGCCGGCACGGCCAACGGCGTGAAATCGGTGCGGGGGTGTGGGGACAGCTgcgtggggacagggatgctccCGATGGGTGCCAGGGGTGGACACCGGGTGTGCAAACCTGGCAGCGCGTCTGTGCAAACCCAGCATCGCACGTACCCGCTTGTGCACGGCCGGGGctcgtggcggggggggggcccgtGCCCTGACGGGGGGGCTCCTTGCCATGGCAGGCTGCTGGTGGGGGCCCCCCAAGCGCCGGCGCTGCCCAGCCAAGGTGCCAACCGGACCGGGGGGCTCTTCGCCTGCCCGCTGACCCCCGAGCTCTCCGACTGCTGGCGGGTGCCCATCGACGAAGGAG TGGACCTGCAGCGGGAGAGCAAGGAGAACCAGTGGCTGGGGGTGAGCGTGAAAAGCCAAGGTGCCGGCGGCAAGATCGTG ACGTGCGCCCACCTGTACGAGTCACGGCACCGGGTACATCAGCCCCTGGAGACGCGGGACGTGATCGGGCGCTGCTTCGTGCTGAGCCAGGACCTGCGGGTGCGGGACGAGCTGGACGGGGGCGAGTGGAAGTTTTGTGAGGGGCGGCCGCAGGGCCACGACCGCTTCGGCTTCTGCCAGCAGGGCCTGGCCGCAGCCTTCAGCCCCGACCACCATTACATCCTCTTCGGGGCCCCCGGCACCTACAACTGGAagg GGAACCTGCGCGTGGAGCTGCTTAACCAGAGCTCCCTCGACCTGCTCCGCTACGACGACGGGCCCTACGAAGCCGGGGGCGAGAAGGACCAGGACCCCTCGCTCATCCCCGTGCCCGCCAACAGCTACTTCG GGCTGCTTTTTGTGACAAACATTGATAGCTCAGACCCCGACCAGCTGGTCTACAAAACCCCCGAGCCCAGCGAGAAggtgcccggcgcggccggcgaCGTGGCCCAGAATAGCTACTTGG GCTTTTCGGTGGACTCGGGCGCGGGGCTGACGCGGAGACGGGAGCTGAGCTTCGTTACCGGAGCCCCCCGTGCCAACCACACCGGGGCCGTGGTCATCCTGCGCCGCGACAGTGCCAACCGCCTGGTGCCCGAGGCTGTGCTGCCCGGCCAGCAGCTCACCTCCGCCTTCGGCTACGCCGTCGCCGTGCTCGACCTCAACAGCGATGG CTGGATGGACCTGGTGGTGGGGGCCCCCCACTTTTTTGAGCGCAAGGAGGAGATCGGGGGGGCTGCCTACGTCTACATCAACCCGGCGGGGCGCTGGGACTCCGCCACCCCCCTCCGCCTCAATGGCACCCGCGGCTCCATGTTCGGCATCGCCCTCAGCACCGCTGGGGACCTCAACCAGGACGGCTTtgagg ACCTGGCTGTGGGAGCCCCCTTTGATGGTGCCGGCAAAGTCTACATTTACCATGGCAGCAACCTTGGCATCGTAGCAAAGCCGGCACAG GTCCTGGACGGGGAGGGCGTGGGAGTGACGGCCTTCGGGTACTCACTCTCGGGGGGGCTGGACGTGGATGGGAACCTCTACCCTGACCTGCTCGTCGGCTCCCTCTCCGACACCGTCGTGCTGTACAG GGCCCGGCCAGTCATCCATGTCTCCAGGAAtgtctcccttctcccccccaacATCGATCTGGAGCAGAGCAACTGCCAGCACCAGGAGGGCGTCTG CGTGGATGTCCGAGCCTGCTTCAGCTACACGGCCAGTCCTGCCAGCTACAGCCCCCGCCTCG TGCTGGAGTACGTGTTCGATGCCGACACGGACCGCCGGCGCCTGGGCCAGGCCCCCCGCGTCTCCTTCCTCGGCCGCCGTCCCTCGGACCCTGAGCATCAGTTCTCCAACACAGTGGAGCTGCCCCGGCAGCATGCCCGCGCCTGTGTCAAAGCCACCTTCCAGCTCCAG gaCAGCATCCGTGACAAGCTGCGCCCCATCGCCGTCACCCTCGCCTACGGcatccagggagccggggcgacGCGGCAGAGCCGGGGGGCCACCCTGCCGCCCCTGTTGCCCGTGCTCAGCCCCCAGCAGCCCAGTAGCCACCGCACTGAG gtGCATTTCCTGAAGCAAGGCTGCGGGGATGACAAGATCTGCCAGAGCAACCTCCAGCTCCACTTCCAGTTCTGCGCCCGCCTGGGGGATGCTGATTTCGTGCCCTTGCCCAG GGGCACGGATGGCACCGCAATCTTCGCCATGAGCGACCAGAAGGATGTGGCCCTGGAGATCCACGTCACCAACCTGCCCTCGGACCCGGCGGAGCCACAGCGGGACGGGGACGATGCCCACGAGGCCATGCTCACCGCCACGTTCCCCCCGGAGCTGCCCTACTCTGCCCTGCGCCCCTATGATGGCCGGGCGTCCTTG GACAAACCGGTGGTGTGCCTCGCCAACCAGAATGGCTCGCAGGTGGAGTGCGAGCTGGGGAACCCCATGAAACGTGGAGCTCAG gtGCGGTTCTTCCTCATCCTCAGCACCCTGGGCATCACCATCCAGACCACGGACCTGGCGGTGGAGCTTGCCCTGTCCAC GATCAGCGAGCAGCCTGGGCTGGAGCCGGTGGTGGCTCGCGCCCGCGTGGTCATCGAGCTGCCGCTCTCCGTGACGGG TGTGGCCGTACCACCCCGGCTCTTCTTTGGCGGGGTGGTGCGGGGGGAGAGCGCCGTGCGGCGGGAGAGCCAGGTGGGCAGCGCCGTGCGCTTCGAAGTCACG GTCTCCAACCGGGGCCAGTCGCTGAAGACGCTGGGCTCAGCCTTCCTCACCCTCCTCTGGCCCCACGAGATCAGCAATGGGAAATGGCTGCTCTACCCTCTGCACCTGGAACTGGCGGCTTCCCCGGGGCAGCGGGCGGCCTGCAGCCCTGCCGCCAACCCGCTGCGCCTGGCCCTG GAGCCACCGGGGGAGGCTGACGGCGCTGAGGCACCCACTCCGGGGTCCTGGTGGGTGCCGGCACCTGCGGAGAGGAGGAAGAATGTCACACtg GACTGTGCCCAGGGCACCGCACGCTGCCTGGCCTTCCGCTGCCCGCTGTACAGCTTCGAGCGCGCCGCCGTGCTGACGGCCCGTGGGCGCCTCTGGAACAGCACCTTCCTGGAG GAGTATCTGGCCGTCACCTCGGTGGAGCTGATCGTGCGTGCCAGCGTCTCGGTGACCTCCTCCATCAAAAACCTCGTGCTGAAGGATGCCTCCACGCAG atTCCCGTCTCCATCTACCTGGACCCTGGGGCGGCGGTGGCCGGCGGCGTGCCGTGGTGGGTCATCCTGCTGGCCGTGCTGGCCGGCATCCTTGTCCTGGCCCTGCTCGTCTTCATCCTGTGGAAG TGTGGCTTCTTCAAGCGGAGCAGCCGAAAGTCCCGCTACGCTGCTAACTATTACCGGGCCCGCCTGGGCCTGCAGCCCTCCGCGGTGGAGAAGCAGGCACTGGAGGGCGAGCGGTAA